In one window of Meiothermus sp. DNA:
- a CDS encoding 2-isopropylmalate synthase gives MRHIRIFDTTLRDGEQSPGVALSLQQKLEIAQGLARLNVDIIEAGFPVNGASEFECVSRIAAEVKGPVICGLARTHKLDIERAAAALEKAEKKRIHVFTSASKVHLEYMLRKTPEEILEISDAMVRYARQFTDDVEFSAQDVMRADFDFVMKLYETAINAGATTINIPDTTGYGTPQEYGALIGRIYKEVVRGRDVHISAHCHDDLGMATANSLAAVENGATQIECTINGIGERAGNTALEEVVMALYVRRDHYQAHTRINTRELYRMSRMVERYTGMLVQPNKAIVGDNAFAHESGIHQDGVIKNKETYEIMNAELVGRQAAVLVLGKHSGRAAVKKALADLGYKLDDAEIGTIFARFREIVERKGPIETEELRALVESESASTPHLFNLEKLQFFSGYGMLPTATVSLETPKGVVTTTAIGDGPVDAVYKALSEAIGLKPELDLYRVESVTGSTEALGEVTVRLKLGEVMATGHGISPDIIEASARAYLDAANKLAAGQAARHPRSLEEVQRSGLGK, from the coding sequence ATGCGGCACATCCGAATTTTCGATACCACCCTGCGCGACGGCGAACAAAGCCCGGGGGTAGCCCTTTCGCTTCAGCAAAAGCTGGAAATTGCCCAGGGGTTGGCCCGGCTGAATGTGGACATCATTGAAGCGGGCTTTCCGGTCAACGGGGCCAGCGAATTCGAGTGTGTCTCGCGCATTGCGGCCGAGGTCAAGGGGCCGGTCATCTGTGGGCTGGCCCGTACCCACAAGCTCGACATTGAACGGGCTGCGGCGGCGCTGGAGAAAGCGGAGAAAAAGCGGATTCACGTCTTTACCAGCGCTTCAAAGGTGCACCTGGAGTACATGCTCCGCAAAACCCCCGAGGAGATTCTGGAAATCTCCGATGCCATGGTGCGCTACGCCCGGCAGTTCACCGACGATGTGGAATTTAGCGCCCAGGACGTGATGCGGGCCGACTTCGATTTCGTCATGAAGCTCTACGAGACCGCTATCAACGCCGGGGCCACCACCATCAACATCCCCGATACCACTGGCTACGGCACCCCCCAGGAGTACGGAGCCTTGATTGGGCGCATCTACAAAGAGGTGGTACGCGGGCGGGATGTGCATATCTCGGCCCACTGCCACGACGACCTGGGCATGGCCACGGCCAACAGCCTGGCTGCAGTGGAGAACGGCGCCACCCAGATCGAATGTACCATCAACGGCATCGGCGAGCGGGCGGGCAACACAGCTCTGGAGGAAGTGGTCATGGCACTGTATGTGCGTCGCGACCACTACCAGGCCCATACCCGCATCAATACCCGCGAACTTTACCGCATGAGCCGGATGGTGGAGCGCTACACCGGCATGCTGGTGCAGCCCAACAAGGCCATCGTGGGGGACAACGCTTTTGCCCACGAGTCGGGCATCCATCAGGACGGGGTTATCAAGAACAAAGAGACCTACGAGATCATGAACGCCGAGCTGGTAGGCCGCCAGGCAGCGGTGCTAGTGCTGGGTAAGCACTCCGGGCGGGCCGCGGTTAAGAAGGCCCTGGCCGACCTGGGCTACAAGCTGGACGATGCCGAGATTGGCACCATTTTTGCCCGCTTCCGCGAGATCGTAGAACGCAAAGGCCCCATCGAGACCGAAGAACTGCGGGCCCTGGTGGAAAGCGAATCGGCTTCGACCCCGCACCTGTTCAACCTCGAGAAGCTCCAGTTTTTCTCCGGCTACGGTATGCTGCCCACCGCTACAGTGAGCCTCGAGACCCCCAAGGGCGTCGTGACCACTACCGCCATTGGCGACGGCCCGGTAGATGCGGTCTACAAGGCCCTCTCCGAGGCCATTGGTTTGAAGCCCGAGCTGGACCTGTACCGGGTGGAGTCGGTGACGGGCAGCACCGAGGCTTTGGGCGAGGTGACGGTCAGACTTAAGCTCGGTGAGGTGATGGCCACCGGCCACGGTATCTCGCCCGACATTATCGAGGCTTCGGCACGGGCTTACCTGGATGCGGCCAATAAGCTGGCCGCCGGGCAGGCCGCGCGGCATCCCCGCTCGCTGGAAGAGGTGCAGCGCTCGGGTCTGGGGAAATAG
- the cimA gene encoding citramalate synthase → MIEILDTTLRDGTQGEAVNLSSDDKIAIARRLAAFGVPIIEGGWPGSNPKDAEFFARMKGVDLGYSQLCAFGSTRRKGVRPQDDPSVQAMLEAATPVVTVVAKSWDFHVTHALEVTLEENLRMIEETYRYLVEEGKRVIHDAEHFFDGFKANRGYALKTLEAAVRGGADTLCLCDTNGGSLPEEVYEITQVVREAFPEVIIGIHPHNDSELAVANALAAVRAGATHVQGTINGYGERCGNLNLTSAIPNLMLKYGLALKGLTPAKLTELREVSHFVDERANLAPNLRAPYVGDAAFAHKGGIHVSAVLKDPRTYEHVPPEAVGNSRRVLVSDLSGRSNLLAKLAESGVSVPKEMAGALLDEVKQLEHAGYSFEGAEASFYLLAHRLRGGQMPFSVEGFTVFVHVADADPETPTWAEATVRVKVGETLQHTAAESQHGPVSALDKAFRKAIEAFYPEIAEIELSDYKVRILSGQEAGTASGVRVMIEMHRAGERWSTVGASKNNLEASLKALTDGYAYALLKSQPIPQD, encoded by the coding sequence ATGATCGAAATCCTCGACACCACCCTCCGCGACGGCACCCAGGGCGAGGCGGTCAACCTCTCGAGCGACGATAAAATCGCCATCGCCAGGCGGCTGGCGGCTTTCGGGGTGCCCATTATCGAGGGCGGCTGGCCGGGCAGCAACCCCAAGGACGCCGAGTTTTTTGCCCGCATGAAGGGGGTGGATCTGGGGTATAGCCAGCTTTGTGCTTTTGGTTCGACCCGGCGCAAAGGAGTCAGGCCCCAGGACGACCCCTCGGTGCAGGCCATGCTGGAGGCAGCTACCCCGGTGGTCACGGTGGTGGCCAAGAGCTGGGACTTTCACGTGACCCATGCCCTCGAGGTCACGCTGGAAGAAAACCTCCGCATGATCGAAGAGACCTACCGCTACCTGGTGGAGGAGGGCAAGCGGGTCATCCACGACGCCGAGCACTTCTTCGACGGCTTCAAGGCCAACCGGGGCTACGCCCTGAAGACCCTCGAGGCCGCCGTGCGGGGCGGGGCCGATACCCTGTGCCTGTGCGACACCAACGGGGGCAGCCTGCCCGAAGAGGTCTACGAGATTACCCAGGTTGTCCGAGAAGCCTTCCCTGAGGTTATCATCGGCATCCATCCCCACAACGACAGCGAGCTTGCGGTCGCCAACGCCCTGGCTGCGGTGCGGGCCGGGGCCACCCATGTGCAGGGCACCATCAACGGCTACGGCGAGCGCTGCGGCAACCTGAACCTTACCAGCGCCATCCCCAACCTGATGCTAAAGTACGGCCTGGCGCTCAAGGGCCTCACGCCTGCCAAACTTACCGAACTGCGTGAGGTCTCGCACTTCGTGGACGAGCGAGCCAACCTGGCCCCCAACCTGCGGGCGCCTTATGTCGGCGACGCGGCCTTTGCCCACAAAGGGGGTATTCACGTCTCGGCGGTGCTCAAAGACCCCCGTACCTATGAGCACGTGCCGCCCGAAGCCGTGGGCAATAGCCGCCGGGTGCTGGTTTCGGATTTGTCGGGCCGCTCCAACCTGCTGGCCAAGCTGGCCGAGTCGGGGGTCAGCGTGCCCAAGGAGATGGCCGGGGCCTTGTTGGACGAGGTAAAGCAGCTCGAGCACGCCGGCTATTCCTTTGAAGGGGCCGAGGCCAGCTTCTACCTTCTGGCCCACCGCCTGCGGGGGGGCCAGATGCCTTTTAGCGTGGAAGGTTTCACAGTCTTTGTGCATGTGGCCGATGCCGACCCCGAGACCCCCACCTGGGCCGAGGCTACCGTGCGGGTCAAGGTGGGCGAGACCCTCCAGCACACGGCTGCTGAAAGCCAGCACGGGCCGGTCTCGGCCCTAGACAAAGCCTTCCGCAAGGCCATCGAGGCCTTCTACCCCGAGATTGCCGAGATTGAGTTGTCCGATTACAAGGTGCGCATTTTGTCCGGTCAGGAGGCGGGTACAGCCTCGGGGGTGCGCGTCATGATCGAGATGCACCGGGCCGGCGAGCGCTGGAGCACCGTGGGGGCCAGCAAGAACAACCTGGAGGCCTCCCTCAAAGCCCTGACCGATGGCTACGCCTACGCCCTGCTCAAAAGCCAGCCTATCCCGCAGGACTAG
- a CDS encoding isoprenylcysteine carboxyl methyltransferase family protein, with translation MVAVWVALAFVALQRLLELRLAQANLRWALSQGGQEYGREHYPLFFLLHIGWMLGWLLEGLAGNRLSPLWWLWLTVFVLAQGLRYWAIRSLGRYWNTRIVIVPGAQRIEAGPYRYLRHPNYLAVALELLSLPLVFNAWITALVASLLNAMLLLLVRIPTEERALKAYSNALNPEQSKA, from the coding sequence GTGGTAGCGGTCTGGGTGGCGCTGGCTTTCGTGGCCCTGCAGCGCCTGCTGGAACTGCGCCTGGCCCAGGCCAACCTGCGCTGGGCGCTTTCACAAGGCGGCCAGGAATATGGGCGGGAACACTACCCACTATTTTTTCTGCTCCACATCGGCTGGATGCTGGGGTGGCTGCTCGAGGGCCTGGCCGGCAACCGACTCTCCCCCCTCTGGTGGCTCTGGCTCACGGTGTTTGTGCTGGCCCAGGGCCTGCGCTACTGGGCCATCCGCAGCCTGGGCCGGTACTGGAATACCCGCATCGTCATCGTGCCGGGGGCCCAAAGGATTGAGGCCGGCCCCTACCGTTACCTCCGGCACCCCAACTACCTGGCGGTGGCGCTGGAACTGCTCTCCTTACCCCTGGTTTTCAACGCCTGGATAACGGCCCTGGTGGCTTCCCTGCTGAACGCCATGCTGCTGCTGCTCGTTCGAATTCCCACCGAGGAGCGAGCCCTGAAGGCATACAGCAACGCCCTGAACCCCGAGCAAAGCAAAGCCTAG
- a CDS encoding type III polyketide synthase, translating into MRPRILSIATANPPHRVGQPEVRDLVRIMFSRLAGLERLITVFENTGIESRHIAAPLEWFTEPHSFAEKNQLWFETALDLCETACRTALEQATIAPHQVGALVLVTTTGIATPSLEAHLIQRLGLPLSAVRLPIWGLGCAGGAAGLARAAELAQGRPDQHVLMVAVELCSLTFVRGDLSKSNLVATSLFADGAAAVVLGQPTATGPSTGPAVLGGFSRLLPSSFDVMGWDVIPDGLQVRFAQSIPALVEGELGNLIRDGLASYGLSAKDVDTWSLHPGGAKVLSAYRSGMGVDEKSLEASYCVLKKFGNMSSPTVLFVLARQMYQLERPAPGSKGVLLALGPGFAAEGVVLQW; encoded by the coding sequence ATGCGTCCCAGAATTCTCAGCATTGCAACGGCCAACCCGCCCCACCGGGTAGGTCAGCCTGAGGTACGTGACCTGGTGCGGATCATGTTTAGCCGCCTGGCAGGCCTCGAGCGTCTGATTACCGTGTTTGAAAACACCGGAATCGAGTCTCGTCATATCGCCGCGCCGCTGGAATGGTTCACCGAGCCCCATAGCTTTGCCGAAAAAAACCAGTTGTGGTTCGAGACTGCCCTGGACCTTTGCGAAACGGCCTGCCGCACAGCCCTCGAGCAGGCCACCATTGCCCCCCACCAGGTAGGGGCCTTGGTTCTTGTAACCACCACCGGCATTGCCACCCCCAGCCTCGAGGCCCACCTGATACAGCGCCTGGGCCTTCCGCTTTCGGCGGTTCGCCTGCCCATCTGGGGGCTGGGCTGCGCGGGGGGTGCCGCTGGGCTGGCCCGGGCCGCCGAGCTGGCGCAAGGCCGTCCCGACCAGCACGTGCTGATGGTCGCAGTCGAGCTGTGCAGCCTGACCTTTGTGCGGGGCGACCTGAGCAAGAGCAACCTGGTCGCCACCAGTCTGTTTGCCGATGGGGCCGCCGCAGTGGTGCTGGGACAGCCCACCGCTACCGGCCCCTCCACCGGCCCGGCAGTGTTGGGGGGGTTTAGCCGCTTGTTGCCCAGCAGTTTCGATGTGATGGGTTGGGACGTGATACCCGATGGCCTGCAAGTGCGCTTTGCCCAGAGTATTCCAGCCCTGGTCGAAGGCGAGCTGGGCAACCTGATCCGCGATGGGCTGGCGAGCTATGGGCTATCCGCAAAAGACGTGGACACCTGGTCGCTCCACCCCGGAGGTGCCAAGGTACTCTCAGCCTACCGAAGCGGGATGGGGGTGGATGAAAAGAGCCTCGAGGCCTCCTATTGCGTGCTCAAAAAGTTTGGCAATATGTCGAGCCCCACCGTGCTTTTTGTGCTGGCCCGCCAGATGTACCAGCTCGAGCGCCCCGCACCGGGTAGTAAAGGGGTGCTGCTGGCCCTGGGGCCCGGCTTTGCCGCCGAAGGGGTGGTGTTGCAGTGGTAG
- a CDS encoding nitroreductase family protein, with the protein MEFLEVIRKRKTTNGPFLDKPVSKDHQHLLMEAASRAPSHFNSQPWRFILIEDKAKREKIAEIGGRTMQQLITDGKFFERYRPYFRFSEKEMDERRDGILIDQLPGPLRPFTRQIMSPSALGLLRALRVPQTLGEDNRKLVAGSPLLLAALLDKQEYRPGELSGFYSVLGLGMAIENIWLTTVELGMGIQFVSTPMEIPEAWQELKKLLEVPPHLELMAVYRLGYVPPEKPRPRIDWKSDHRKRLSQFVFRDSCSTPESDA; encoded by the coding sequence ATGGAGTTTCTAGAAGTAATCCGAAAACGTAAAACCACCAATGGCCCCTTTCTGGACAAGCCTGTATCCAAGGATCATCAGCATTTGCTGATGGAAGCCGCCAGCCGAGCGCCCAGCCACTTTAACTCCCAGCCCTGGCGCTTCATTTTGATTGAAGACAAAGCCAAGCGGGAGAAAATTGCCGAGATTGGTGGGCGCACCATGCAGCAACTGATTACGGACGGCAAGTTTTTTGAACGCTACCGCCCCTACTTTCGTTTCAGCGAAAAAGAGATGGACGAACGGCGCGACGGCATTCTGATCGACCAGTTACCGGGCCCCCTGCGCCCTTTTACCCGTCAGATCATGAGTCCCTCTGCTCTGGGGCTACTACGGGCCTTGCGGGTTCCGCAAACCCTGGGCGAGGACAACCGCAAGCTGGTCGCGGGCTCGCCGCTCTTGCTCGCGGCACTGCTGGACAAGCAGGAATATCGACCCGGCGAGCTTTCGGGCTTCTACAGCGTGCTGGGTTTGGGCATGGCCATCGAGAACATCTGGCTGACCACGGTGGAGCTGGGCATGGGCATTCAGTTTGTGTCCACACCTATGGAAATCCCTGAGGCCTGGCAGGAGCTAAAAAAGCTGCTGGAAGTGCCCCCGCACCTGGAGCTCATGGCCGTCTATCGGCTGGGTTACGTACCTCCTGAAAAACCTCGTCCCCGCATTGACTGGAAGTCCGATCACCGCAAGCGCCTCTCGCAGTTTGTATTCCGCGATTCTTGTAGCACCCCCGAAAGCGATGCCTGA
- a CDS encoding phosphoglucomutase/phosphomannomutase family protein, with translation MADEIASNQSSSGIKFGTDGWRAIIADQFTFDNVARVAQACAEYLLEQQGKKVVVGYDTRFMAGKFARRAAEVLAANGLEVHLSRSYVPTPVLSFAVKHLQADGGVMITASHNPPEYLGFKIKGSYGGSATPDIVAAVEARLGQPPRTGSGTIHPLDVRKAYYDFLVSELDMEALRAYEGVMYHDSLGGAGAGWLAGFIKHTGLKLDLRELHAVPDPMFYGVHPEPIPQNQFTIMTVLKAEQDPTFAVINDGDADRIGAVLAGGSNFNSHQIFAVLLKHLHSKGLKGRVVKTFSTSQIVDKLAHRLGLELVVTPIGFKYITDEMLKGGVLIGGEESGGIGVAGHIPERDGLLNALLLLESVVRTGKSLGQQFAEIEAEVGFRHAYDRIDLQLPSMEHIQAVMARVQTPETIAGQQVRGTEHLDGIKWLFGEVGWLLFRASGTEPVLRIYCEAPDDKTVKAVLAEAKKLVSL, from the coding sequence ATGGCAGATGAAATCGCCAGTAATCAGTCCAGCTCAGGCATCAAGTTTGGCACCGACGGCTGGCGGGCCATTATTGCCGACCAGTTCACCTTCGACAATGTGGCCCGGGTGGCCCAGGCCTGCGCCGAATATCTGCTGGAGCAGCAGGGCAAGAAAGTGGTAGTTGGCTACGACACCCGCTTCATGGCAGGCAAGTTTGCCCGTCGGGCCGCCGAGGTGTTGGCTGCCAATGGGCTGGAAGTACACCTTTCCAGGTCCTATGTCCCCACCCCGGTACTGTCTTTTGCTGTAAAGCACCTGCAAGCCGATGGGGGGGTGATGATCACTGCAAGCCACAACCCCCCGGAGTACCTGGGCTTCAAAATCAAGGGTTCCTACGGGGGCTCGGCCACCCCGGATATCGTTGCTGCGGTGGAGGCCAGGCTGGGTCAACCGCCCAGGACCGGTAGCGGAACCATTCATCCCCTGGATGTGCGCAAAGCCTACTACGACTTCCTGGTCAGCGAGCTGGACATGGAGGCCCTGCGGGCCTACGAGGGGGTCATGTACCACGACAGCCTTGGAGGGGCCGGCGCGGGCTGGCTGGCTGGGTTTATCAAACACACGGGGTTGAAGCTGGATTTGCGTGAGTTACACGCCGTACCTGACCCCATGTTCTACGGCGTTCACCCCGAGCCCATTCCCCAGAACCAGTTCACCATCATGACCGTGCTCAAGGCCGAGCAAGACCCCACTTTTGCCGTCATCAACGATGGCGATGCAGACCGAATTGGGGCTGTGCTGGCCGGAGGAAGCAACTTCAACAGCCATCAGATTTTTGCTGTGCTGCTCAAACACCTGCACAGCAAAGGACTAAAGGGGCGGGTGGTCAAGACCTTTTCAACCTCGCAGATTGTAGACAAGCTCGCGCACAGGCTGGGCCTGGAGTTGGTGGTCACGCCCATTGGGTTCAAGTACATCACCGATGAAATGCTAAAAGGCGGGGTCTTGATAGGGGGTGAGGAGTCGGGCGGTATCGGCGTGGCGGGCCACATCCCCGAGCGCGATGGACTGCTCAACGCTTTGCTGCTTCTGGAGTCGGTGGTTCGAACGGGCAAAAGCCTGGGACAGCAGTTTGCTGAAATTGAAGCCGAGGTAGGCTTCAGGCACGCCTACGACCGGATAGATTTGCAACTGCCTTCGATGGAGCATATCCAGGCTGTGATGGCCCGGGTGCAAACGCCCGAGACCATTGCCGGACAGCAGGTGCGTGGTACCGAGCATCTGGACGGAATCAAGTGGCTTTTTGGCGAAGTGGGTTGGCTGCTCTTTAGAGCTTCCGGCACCGAGCCGGTGCTACGGATCTACTGTGAGGCCCCGGACGACAAGACTGTAAAAGCGGTTCTGGCCGAGGCCAAGAAGCTGGTAAGCCTGTAA
- a CDS encoding ATP-dependent helicase, giving the protein MSDLLSSLNPSQQEAVKHFEGPALVVAGAGSGKTRTVVHRIAYLLRERRVYPAEILAVTFTNKAAGEMKERLERMVGPAAKDLWVSTFHSAAVRILRAYGEFVGLKPGFVIYDDDDQNTLLKEILKELELEAKPGPFRAMIDRIKNRGDGLVEFMREAPDFIGGVPKDLAAEVYRKYQSSLRMQGAVDFNDLLLLSIELFKQHPEVLHKVRQRARFIHVDEYQDTNPVQYVLTRLLAGEKPNLMVVGDPDQSIYGFRNADINNILDFTKDYPGARVIRLEENYRSSSAILRVANAVIEKNALRLEKILRPTKEGGEPVRLYRAPNAREEAAFVAREILKLGHYPQVAVLYRTNAQSRLLEEHLRRAGVPVRLVGAVGFYERREIKDLLAYGRVAINPADSINLRRIVNTPPRGIGATTVARLVEHAQKTGTPVIEAFRAAEQVISRPQQVRAFVQLLDELMEAAFETGPTAFFERVLDETGYRDALKQEQDGEERLQNVEELLRAARDWEEEEGGSLADFLDSVALTAKAEEPQGDVPEEAVTLMTLHNAKGLEFPTVFLVGLEENLLPHRNSLNRLEDLEEERRLFYVGITRAQDRLYLSYAEERETYGKREFTRPSRFIEDIPPDLLKEVGAFGDSAVPVLSYSRPEPRPKTQLAEFKGGEKVRHPKFGSGTVVAAMGGEVTVMFPGLGLKKLAVKFAGLERLDG; this is encoded by the coding sequence ATGTCCGACCTCCTTTCTTCCCTTAACCCCTCCCAACAGGAGGCCGTCAAGCACTTCGAAGGCCCGGCGCTGGTGGTGGCCGGGGCTGGTTCGGGCAAGACCCGCACGGTGGTGCACCGGATTGCCTATTTGCTGCGCGAGCGGCGGGTGTATCCGGCCGAAATACTGGCCGTGACCTTTACCAACAAAGCCGCCGGCGAGATGAAGGAGCGGCTGGAAAGGATGGTGGGGCCCGCGGCCAAAGACCTCTGGGTTTCCACCTTCCACTCGGCGGCGGTACGAATCTTACGCGCCTATGGTGAGTTTGTGGGCCTCAAGCCGGGGTTTGTCATCTACGATGATGACGACCAGAACACACTCTTGAAGGAGATTCTGAAAGAACTCGAGCTCGAGGCCAAACCCGGCCCCTTTCGGGCCATGATCGATCGCATCAAAAACCGCGGCGATGGCCTGGTGGAGTTTATGCGCGAGGCACCCGACTTTATCGGGGGGGTGCCCAAGGACCTCGCGGCCGAGGTCTACCGCAAGTACCAGAGCAGCCTGCGGATGCAGGGGGCGGTGGACTTCAACGATCTTTTGCTCCTCAGCATCGAGCTTTTCAAGCAGCACCCCGAGGTCTTACACAAGGTACGCCAGCGGGCCCGTTTTATTCACGTGGATGAGTACCAGGACACCAACCCCGTGCAGTACGTGCTAACCCGCTTGCTGGCCGGTGAAAAACCCAATCTGATGGTGGTGGGCGACCCTGATCAGAGCATCTATGGCTTTAGAAACGCCGATATCAACAACATCCTCGACTTCACCAAAGACTATCCCGGGGCCCGGGTCATTCGCCTGGAGGAAAACTACCGCTCCAGCAGCGCCATCCTGCGGGTAGCCAACGCCGTTATTGAAAAAAATGCCCTGCGGCTGGAAAAAATCCTGCGCCCCACTAAAGAGGGCGGTGAGCCGGTGCGCCTCTACCGTGCCCCCAACGCCCGGGAGGAGGCTGCTTTCGTGGCGCGGGAAATCCTCAAGCTGGGGCATTATCCGCAGGTTGCTGTGCTCTACCGAACCAACGCCCAGTCGCGCCTGCTGGAAGAGCACCTTCGGCGGGCGGGCGTGCCGGTGCGGCTGGTGGGGGCGGTGGGGTTTTACGAGCGCCGGGAAATTAAGGACCTGCTGGCCTATGGGCGTGTGGCCATCAACCCTGCCGATTCTATTAACCTGCGCCGCATTGTGAACACCCCGCCCCGGGGCATTGGGGCGACCACAGTGGCCAGGCTGGTCGAGCATGCCCAGAAGACCGGTACCCCGGTTATTGAGGCATTTCGCGCGGCCGAACAGGTGATCAGCCGTCCCCAGCAGGTGCGGGCTTTCGTGCAGCTTCTGGATGAACTGATGGAAGCAGCTTTCGAGACCGGGCCCACCGCTTTTTTTGAGCGCGTACTGGACGAAACGGGCTATCGAGATGCCCTGAAGCAGGAGCAAGATGGGGAAGAGCGCCTGCAAAACGTGGAGGAGCTGTTGCGCGCGGCGCGCGACTGGGAGGAAGAGGAAGGCGGTAGCCTCGCGGACTTCCTTGACTCGGTGGCCCTCACGGCCAAGGCCGAAGAACCCCAGGGGGATGTTCCGGAAGAGGCCGTGACCCTCATGACCCTGCACAACGCCAAGGGCCTCGAGTTCCCCACGGTGTTTTTAGTCGGCCTGGAGGAAAACCTGCTCCCCCACCGCAACAGCCTGAACCGCCTGGAAGATCTGGAAGAAGAGCGGCGCCTCTTTTATGTGGGCATTACCCGGGCGCAGGACAGGCTGTATCTTTCCTACGCCGAAGAGCGCGAAACCTACGGCAAGCGCGAGTTCACCCGCCCAAGCCGCTTCATAGAGGATATTCCGCCGGATTTGCTCAAGGAGGTGGGGGCTTTTGGCGATAGTGCCGTGCCGGTGCTGTCCTACAGCCGACCCGAGCCCAGGCCTAAAACACAACTCGCCGAGTTCAAAGGAGGGGAAAAGGTCAGGCACCCCAAGTTTGGTAGCGGCACGGTGGTGGCCGCCATGGGCGGCGAGGTCACGGTGATGTTCCCCGGATTGGGCCTGAAAAAGTTAGCGGTGAAGTTTGCCGGACTGGAAAGGCTCGATGGATGA
- a CDS encoding DUF58 domain-containing protein: MTRYRIRTRPTQPFAGERTQTIPGRGLEFYELRGYAQGDEPRFIDWRAYARTGRLYTRIFQAEAPARFTFFLDGSPSMKLLGKQVYAERVLRVLADCAKSEGAFMWGGGRYRVQLESVEQGPSVLMNFPRPRGVTVLLTDGLDELNWSRLLQKLQHVVLIQVMAPEELSPGFTEALLQDIEVGSRMEVGEAEVKGYQAALERHLLRLRTTARRLGSYALLRVGDPIVPALLRQGVLEER; the protein is encoded by the coding sequence ATGACCCGCTACCGCATCCGCACCCGACCGACCCAACCCTTTGCCGGTGAGCGCACCCAGACCATACCAGGGCGGGGGCTGGAATTCTATGAGCTTCGCGGCTACGCCCAGGGCGACGAGCCCCGCTTTATTGATTGGCGGGCCTATGCCCGCACGGGTCGGCTCTATACCCGCATCTTCCAGGCCGAAGCTCCGGCCCGCTTCACCTTTTTCTTGGATGGCTCGCCCAGTATGAAGTTGTTGGGAAAACAGGTTTATGCCGAGCGGGTATTGCGTGTACTGGCCGACTGTGCGAAGTCGGAAGGGGCTTTTATGTGGGGCGGCGGCCGTTATCGGGTGCAGCTTGAGTCGGTAGAGCAAGGACCCTCGGTGCTGATGAACTTTCCTCGGCCCAGAGGGGTCACCGTGCTCCTGACCGATGGTCTCGACGAGCTGAACTGGTCGCGTCTTTTGCAAAAACTGCAGCACGTGGTGCTAATACAGGTCATGGCCCCCGAGGAACTCTCACCCGGCTTTACCGAAGCTCTGCTGCAGGATATCGAAGTGGGGAGCCGGATGGAGGTGGGCGAGGCAGAAGTAAAAGGTTATCAAGCAGCACTGGAACGGCATCTTCTACGCCTACGAACCACCGCCCGAAGGTTGGGCAGCTATGCCCTGTTGCGGGTGGGTGACCCTATTGTGCCTGCCCTGCTACGGCAGGGGGTTTTGGAAGAGCGTTAA
- the rplJ gene encoding 50S ribosomal protein L10, with the protein MPSKRNIENLEALTATLKGAEGSFFLVNYQGLEAGPTGKLRKAVREKGGEIIVAKNTLIRKAMSDLGLPAIEGLKGPSAVVVFNDPASAAKALKEFAKTNDKGIPALKAGVLSGQALTGQQVEALADLPSQKELQAELVGVLSATMSNFVGVLGAKAQELVGILDAQVQKLEAA; encoded by the coding sequence TTGCCTAGCAAGCGCAACATCGAAAACCTCGAGGCGCTTACCGCAACCTTGAAGGGCGCGGAAGGCTCGTTCTTTTTGGTGAACTACCAAGGGCTCGAGGCGGGCCCCACTGGAAAGCTCCGCAAGGCGGTGCGGGAAAAGGGCGGCGAGATAATCGTTGCCAAAAATACCCTGATCCGCAAAGCCATGAGCGATCTGGGGTTGCCGGCCATCGAAGGCTTGAAGGGCCCCTCGGCGGTCGTAGTCTTCAATGACCCCGCCAGCGCCGCCAAGGCCCTCAAGGAGTTCGCCAAGACGAACGATAAAGGTATTCCCGCCCTCAAGGCGGGTGTGCTCTCGGGACAGGCCCTCACGGGCCAGCAGGTAGAGGCCCTGGCCGACCTGCCCAGCCAGAAGGAACTGCAGGCCGAACTGGTCGGCGTGCTGTCCGCTACGATGTCCAACTTCGTGGGTGTGCTGGGGGCGAAGGCGCAGGAATTGGTTGGCATCTTGGATGCCCAGGTTCAAAAACTGGAGGCCGCTTAG
- the rplL gene encoding 50S ribosomal protein L7/L12 produces MALDIAAIKSQLSGATVLELKQLIDELKEEWGVTAAAPVAVAMPGAAAGAAAPAAEEKTEFDVVLKDAGAQKLNVIKELRAITGLGLKEAKDLAEQGGTVKEGISKDEAEKIKKQLEDAGAKVELK; encoded by the coding sequence ATGGCTCTCGATATTGCTGCAATCAAATCCCAACTCTCCGGCGCGACCGTGCTGGAACTCAAGCAACTCATTGACGAACTGAAGGAAGAGTGGGGCGTGACCGCCGCTGCTCCGGTGGCCGTGGCCATGCCGGGGGCTGCTGCGGGGGCTGCTGCGCCTGCGGCCGAAGAAAAGACCGAGTTCGATGTGGTGCTCAAGGATGCGGGTGCCCAGAAGCTCAACGTCATCAAGGAGCTTCGCGCCATTACCGGTTTGGGTCTGAAGGAAGCCAAAGACCTGGCCGAGCAAGGCGGCACCGTCAAGGAAGGCATTTCCAAAGACGAAGCCGAGAAGATCAAGAAGCAGCTCGAGGATGCGGGCGCCAAGGTCGAACTGAAGTAA